In Nomascus leucogenys isolate Asia chromosome 8, Asia_NLE_v1, whole genome shotgun sequence, a single genomic region encodes these proteins:
- the AMOTL2 gene encoding angiomotin-like protein 2 isoform X1, whose product MRTLEDSSGTVLHRLIQEQLRYGNLTETRTLLAIQQQALRGGAGTGGTGSPQASLEILAPEDSQVLQQATRQEPQGQEHQVGENHLAENTLYRLCPQPSKGEELPTYEEAKAHSQYYAAQQAGPRPHAGDRDPRGAPGGSRRQDEALRELRHGHVRSLSERLLQLSLERNGARAPSHMSSSHSFPQLARNQQGPPLRAPPAEGPESRGPPPQYPHVVLAHETTTAVTDPRYRARGSPHFQHAEVRILQAQVPPVFLQQQQQYQYLQQSQEHPPPPHPAALGHGPLSSLSPPAVEGPVSAQASSATSGSAHLAQMEAVLRENARLQRDNERLQRELESSAEKAGRIEKLESEIQRLSEAHESLTRASAKREALEKTMRNKMDSEMRRLQDFNRDLRERLESANRRLASKTQEAQAGSQDMVAKLLAQSYEQQQEQEKLEREMALLRGAIEDQRRRAELLEQALGNAQGRAARAEEELRKKQAYVEKVERLQQALGQLQAACEKREQLELRLRTRLEQELKALRAQQRQAGGSSGSGGSPELSALRLSEQLREKEEQILALEADMTKWEQKYLEERAMRQFAMDAAATAAAQRDTTLIRHSPQPSPSSSFNEGLLTGGHRHQEMESRLKVLHAQILEKDAVIKVLQQRSRRDPGKATQGSLRPAKSVPSVFAAAAAGTQGWQGLSSSERQTADAPARLTTADRAPTEEPVVTSPPAAHAKHGSRDGSTQTDSPPDSTSTCLPPEPDSLLGCSSSQRAASLDSVATSRVQDLSDMVEILI is encoded by the exons ATGAGGACACTGGAAGACTCCTCGGGGACAGTCCTGCACCGCCTCATCCAGGAGCAGCTGCGCTACGGCAACCTGACTGAGACGCGCACGCTGCTAGCCATCCAGCAGCAGGCCCTGAGGGGTGGGGCTGGAACTGGGGGTACAGGGAGCCCCCAGGCCTCCCTGGAGATCCTGGCCCCAGAGGACAGTCAGGTGCTGCAGCAGGCCACCAGGCAGGAGCCCCAGGGCCAGGAGCACCAGGTCGGTGAGAACCACCTGGCAGAGAACACCCTCTACCGGCTATGCCCACAGCCCAGCAAGGGAGAGGAGCTGCCCACCTATGAGGAGGCCAAAGCCCATTCGCAGTACTATGCGGCCCAGCAGGCGGGGCCCCGGCCACATGCGGGGGACCGAGATCCCCGTGGGGCCCCCGGAGGCAGTCGGAGGCAGGATGAGGCCCTGCGGGAGCTGAGGCATGGGCACGTGCGCTCGTTGAGTGAACGGCTCCTTCAATTGTCCCTGGAGAGGAACGGCGCCCGGGCCCCCAGCCACATGAGTTCCTCCCACAGCTTCCCACAGCTGGCCCGCAACCAGCAGGGCCCCCCATTGAGGGCCCCCCCTGCTGAGGGCCCAGAGTCCCGAGGACCCCCACCTCAGTACCCTCACGTTGTACTAGCTCATGAGACCACCACTGCTGTCACTGACCCACGGTACCGTGCCCGCGGCAGCCCGCACTTCCAGCATGCTGAAGTCAG GATCCTGCAGGCCCAGGTGCCCCCTGTGTTCCtccaacagcagcagcagtacCAGTACCTGCAGCAATCTCAGGAGCACCCCCCTCCCCCACATCCAGCTGCTCTCGGCCATGGCCCCCTGAGCTCCCTCAGTCCACCTGCTGTGGAGGGGCCAGTGAGTGcccaggcctcctcagccacctcAGGCAGTGCCCACCTGGCCCAGATGGAGGCCGTGCTGAGGGAGAATGCCAGGCTGCAGAGGGACAATGAGCGGCTGCAGAGGGAGCTGGAGAGCTCTGCGGAGAAGGCTGGCCGCATTGAGAAG CTGGAAAGCGAAATCCAGCGGCTCTCTGAGGCCCATGAGAGCCTGACCAGAGCCTCCGCCAAGCGTGAGGCCCTGGAGAAGACCATGCGGAACAAGATGGACAGTGAAATGAGGAGGCTGCAAGACTTCAACCGGGATCTTAGAG AGAGATTGGAATCTGCAAACCGCCGCCTGGCAAGCAAGACACAGGAGGCCCAGGCCGGCAGTCAGGACATGGTGGCCAAGCTGCTTGCTCAGA GCTacgagcagcagcaggagcaagagaagcTGGAGCGAGAGATGGCACTGCTGCGCGGCGCCATCGAGGACCAGCGGCGGCGTGCCGAGCTGCTGGAGCAGGCTCTGGGCAACGCGCAGGGCCGGGCAGCTCGAGCCGAAGAGGAGCTGCGCAAGAAGCAGGCCTATGTGGAGAAAGTGGAGCGGCTGCAGCAGGCGCTCGGGCAGCTACAGGCAGCCTGCGAGAAGAGAGAGCAGCTGGAGCTACGTCTGCGGACTCGCCTGGAGCAGGAACTCAAGGCCCTGCGTGCACAGCAG AGACAAGCAGGTGGTAGCAGTGGCAGTGGTGGGTCCCCAGAGCTCAGCGCCCTGCGGCTGTCAGAACAACTGCGAGAGAAGGAGGAACAGATCCTGGCGCTGGAGGCTGACATGACCAAGTGGGAGCAGAAGTATTTGGAGGAACGTGCCATGAGGCAGTTTGCCATGGATGCTGCTGCCACAGCTGCCGCCCAGCGTGACACCACTCTCATCCGACATTCCCCCCAGCCCTCACCCAGCAGCAGCTTCAATGAGGGTCTGCTCACTGGTGGCCACAGGCATCAGGAGATGGAAAGCAG GTTAAAGGTGCTCCATGCCCAGATCCTGGAGAAGGATGCAGTGATCAAGGTCCTTCAGCAGCGCTCCAGGAGAGACCCTGGCAAGGCCACCCAGGGCTCCCTGCGGCCTGCCAAGTCGGTGCCATCTGTTTTCGCGGCTGCGGCTGCAGGAACCCAGGGCTGGCAAGGGCTCTCTTCTAGTGAGCGCCAAACAGCAGATGCCCCCGCTCGGCTGACTACAG CAGACAGAGCACCCACAGAGGAGCCAGTGGTCACATCTCCCCCTGCTGCCCATGCCAAACACGGGAGCAGAGATGGGAGCACCCAGACTGACAGCCCCCCAGACAGCACCTCCACCTGCCTGCCTCCGGAGCCTGACAGCCTTCTGGGGTGCAGCAGTAGCCAGAGAGCAGCCTCTCTGG ACTCTGTAGCTACATCCAGAGTCCAGGACTTGTCGGACATGGTGGAGATACTGATCTGA
- the AMOTL2 gene encoding angiomotin-like protein 2 isoform X2: protein MRTLEDSSGTVLHRLIQEQLRYGNLTETRTLLAIQQQALRGGAGTGGTGSPQASLEILAPEDSQVLQQATRQEPQGQEHQVGENHLAENTLYRLCPQPSKGEELPTYEEAKAHSQYYAAQQAGPRPHAGDRDPRGAPGGSRRQDEALRELRHGHVRSLSERLLQLSLERNGARAPSHMSSSHSFPQLARNQQGPPLRAPPAEGPESRGPPPQYPHVVLAHETTTAVTDPRYRARGSPHFQHAEVRILQAQVPPVFLQQQQQYQYLQQSQEHPPPPHPAALGHGPLSSLSPPAVEGPVSAQASSATSGSAHLAQMEAVLRENARLQRDNERLQRELESSAEKAGRIEKLESEIQRLSEAHESLTRASAKREALEKTMRNKMDSEMRRLQDFNRDLRERLESANRRLASKTQEAQAGSQDMVAKLLAQSYEQQQEQEKLEREMALLRGAIEDQRRRAELLEQALGNAQGRAARAEEELRKKQAYVEKVERLQQALGQLQAACEKREQLELRLRTRLEQELKALRAQQRQAGGSSGSGGSPELSALRLSEQLREKEEQILALEADMTKWEQKYLEERAMRQFAMDAAATAAAQRDTTLIRHSPQPSPSSSFNEGLLTGGHRHQEMESRLKVLHAQILEKDAVIKVLQQRSRRDPGKATQGSLRPAKSVPSVFAAAAAGTQGWQGLSSSERQTADAPARLTTDRAPTEEPVVTSPPAAHAKHGSRDGSTQTDSPPDSTSTCLPPEPDSLLGCSSSQRAASLDSVATSRVQDLSDMVEILI, encoded by the exons ATGAGGACACTGGAAGACTCCTCGGGGACAGTCCTGCACCGCCTCATCCAGGAGCAGCTGCGCTACGGCAACCTGACTGAGACGCGCACGCTGCTAGCCATCCAGCAGCAGGCCCTGAGGGGTGGGGCTGGAACTGGGGGTACAGGGAGCCCCCAGGCCTCCCTGGAGATCCTGGCCCCAGAGGACAGTCAGGTGCTGCAGCAGGCCACCAGGCAGGAGCCCCAGGGCCAGGAGCACCAGGTCGGTGAGAACCACCTGGCAGAGAACACCCTCTACCGGCTATGCCCACAGCCCAGCAAGGGAGAGGAGCTGCCCACCTATGAGGAGGCCAAAGCCCATTCGCAGTACTATGCGGCCCAGCAGGCGGGGCCCCGGCCACATGCGGGGGACCGAGATCCCCGTGGGGCCCCCGGAGGCAGTCGGAGGCAGGATGAGGCCCTGCGGGAGCTGAGGCATGGGCACGTGCGCTCGTTGAGTGAACGGCTCCTTCAATTGTCCCTGGAGAGGAACGGCGCCCGGGCCCCCAGCCACATGAGTTCCTCCCACAGCTTCCCACAGCTGGCCCGCAACCAGCAGGGCCCCCCATTGAGGGCCCCCCCTGCTGAGGGCCCAGAGTCCCGAGGACCCCCACCTCAGTACCCTCACGTTGTACTAGCTCATGAGACCACCACTGCTGTCACTGACCCACGGTACCGTGCCCGCGGCAGCCCGCACTTCCAGCATGCTGAAGTCAG GATCCTGCAGGCCCAGGTGCCCCCTGTGTTCCtccaacagcagcagcagtacCAGTACCTGCAGCAATCTCAGGAGCACCCCCCTCCCCCACATCCAGCTGCTCTCGGCCATGGCCCCCTGAGCTCCCTCAGTCCACCTGCTGTGGAGGGGCCAGTGAGTGcccaggcctcctcagccacctcAGGCAGTGCCCACCTGGCCCAGATGGAGGCCGTGCTGAGGGAGAATGCCAGGCTGCAGAGGGACAATGAGCGGCTGCAGAGGGAGCTGGAGAGCTCTGCGGAGAAGGCTGGCCGCATTGAGAAG CTGGAAAGCGAAATCCAGCGGCTCTCTGAGGCCCATGAGAGCCTGACCAGAGCCTCCGCCAAGCGTGAGGCCCTGGAGAAGACCATGCGGAACAAGATGGACAGTGAAATGAGGAGGCTGCAAGACTTCAACCGGGATCTTAGAG AGAGATTGGAATCTGCAAACCGCCGCCTGGCAAGCAAGACACAGGAGGCCCAGGCCGGCAGTCAGGACATGGTGGCCAAGCTGCTTGCTCAGA GCTacgagcagcagcaggagcaagagaagcTGGAGCGAGAGATGGCACTGCTGCGCGGCGCCATCGAGGACCAGCGGCGGCGTGCCGAGCTGCTGGAGCAGGCTCTGGGCAACGCGCAGGGCCGGGCAGCTCGAGCCGAAGAGGAGCTGCGCAAGAAGCAGGCCTATGTGGAGAAAGTGGAGCGGCTGCAGCAGGCGCTCGGGCAGCTACAGGCAGCCTGCGAGAAGAGAGAGCAGCTGGAGCTACGTCTGCGGACTCGCCTGGAGCAGGAACTCAAGGCCCTGCGTGCACAGCAG AGACAAGCAGGTGGTAGCAGTGGCAGTGGTGGGTCCCCAGAGCTCAGCGCCCTGCGGCTGTCAGAACAACTGCGAGAGAAGGAGGAACAGATCCTGGCGCTGGAGGCTGACATGACCAAGTGGGAGCAGAAGTATTTGGAGGAACGTGCCATGAGGCAGTTTGCCATGGATGCTGCTGCCACAGCTGCCGCCCAGCGTGACACCACTCTCATCCGACATTCCCCCCAGCCCTCACCCAGCAGCAGCTTCAATGAGGGTCTGCTCACTGGTGGCCACAGGCATCAGGAGATGGAAAGCAG GTTAAAGGTGCTCCATGCCCAGATCCTGGAGAAGGATGCAGTGATCAAGGTCCTTCAGCAGCGCTCCAGGAGAGACCCTGGCAAGGCCACCCAGGGCTCCCTGCGGCCTGCCAAGTCGGTGCCATCTGTTTTCGCGGCTGCGGCTGCAGGAACCCAGGGCTGGCAAGGGCTCTCTTCTAGTGAGCGCCAAACAGCAGATGCCCCCGCTCGGCTGACTACAG ACAGAGCACCCACAGAGGAGCCAGTGGTCACATCTCCCCCTGCTGCCCATGCCAAACACGGGAGCAGAGATGGGAGCACCCAGACTGACAGCCCCCCAGACAGCACCTCCACCTGCCTGCCTCCGGAGCCTGACAGCCTTCTGGGGTGCAGCAGTAGCCAGAGAGCAGCCTCTCTGG ACTCTGTAGCTACATCCAGAGTCCAGGACTTGTCGGACATGGTGGAGATACTGATCTGA